TACATCTAATTTGCATCATCATGGGCATGTGgaatatgtgggatcttacttccctgagcagagatcgaacctatgcctcctgcattggcagcatggagtcttaacccctggaccaccagggagcttCCATGTCTATTTACTCCTAAACTGTAAGGCCTTTGAAGGGAAGCCGTCCCAGGTCATGCCTGAACATggttgtgctaagtcgcttcagtcgtgtctgactctttttgtgaccctatggactatagcccaccagactcctctgtccatgggattctccaggcaagaagagtggagtgggttgccataccctcctccagggtatcttcctgactcagggatcaaaactgcatctcctttaactcctgcactacaggcggattcttaaccactgagtcaccagggaggccccggAACATGGTTGGTACTTAATAAACGTTTGTGGCCTGAGTTAATCAACCATTCCCCACCTCTGCTTCCATTCACATCTGTCCAGTCAGAGGAGCCCAGGCGAGTCCCGACATCTCCTTTCCCcaacccctgcccacccccaaagGTTCATACCACTACAGGGACCCAGTAATAATTGAGGGATGGTGCTGTGTCCTGCACGATCCTGATTCGGTGagtgaagaagaagaaagccAGGATCCCTGGAgagcagaaggaaatggagatgGTTGAGGGTTCTAGATAAAGGAAATGCTTCCCCCACCACCAAGAAGACCCCAGAGAAGACAGTTATCGTAGAAGACATGGGGGCCGATAGCAGCTCACAAATGGCCTCCAACAGTCTCCGAAGCCAGACAGCACTCACCCACGCTACCGACTATCAGAAGTTTGCCCAACAGGAAGAGGAAGTCGGTGACTTTATCCAGGACAGCCACCCTACAGGGCACAGTAAGAAGCAGACATGAATGCTGGCTCAGggcctggggaaggagggaggtggcCAGAGAAGGGTGTTTTTCCCTGACCTGATGATGTTTCTCATGAGCAGGAAGAAGGCGTTTCTGGCTGAGGTGCAGAAGTTGGTGCCGTAGATGGCAATCTGGAGGGGGGTGGGAGCGATTGATCAGCCCCACCGGGCCAGGGAATAAGGGCTCCTCCAGCTAGAAGCAGCTGGTGGGTTAGTTCCTGGTCCCAGGCCTACTCACCATGATGTAGGCGTTTCTGTTGAGGAATTTGATGAATTTCTCCAGACACCAAAAGCAGCATTTGAGACAGCTCATGAGGAACTTTGCAAACTTGTTCTCTGCCGCTGGTAGATGAGAGAGATGCAGAGGTGAGAGGAAACCCCACTCGGCCTGGTAGGAGCCCCTACTTCCTTGTTTCACACACTTGGCAGAGTCCAGGACTCTTAGAGCCTCCTTCTCGAATAGACAAGGAAAGGGAGACTTGATTCAGAACCCTCGGGGTCCTGCCCCGCACGCTGGTAGGAACCAACAGTGACTCTCAGCCCAGTCCCCCAAAACAGGCATTCAGCCCAGCCTCGAAGATAGGAATAAGTGACAACCCACTCGGCTACCCTGGTCCTGCCTCCCAGGCAGAAGCCAATCCTTGAGACCTCCTTGGCTCCACCCCAATATACAACCAATCCCAGCCTGACCGTCTCTTCTGGAACCAATGGCGGCCCCGCCTCTTGTTCCCGCCCCTTCAAAGGAAAGAACTCCTTTCAATGGGCTCTTCCAGCCATTCCAGCAATTTAGCCCCACCTCCCTCCAAGAATCAATCCCAATCTACTCCCTTAGCCCCGCCCCCCCATGGGAATCACGTCAACCACCCGTGGGCCATACCTTTCAAGCGCTGATCCAAGTACTCCAGTATCACTCGGATGACCTGCACGATGGCCAGAAGGAGGGAGCCAAAGGCCAGGGAGCCTGTGTGATACCTTTGAGCCGAGGGGGTGGTCAGTGGCCGGGCCAGGCCTCTTCCACTCCAtcttacccccacccccagcccacctgGGTCCCCACCTGAGCGCCCGGCCAAAGGCAGAGAAGAGCGGGAAGGCAGGCAAATCATCCGGCTTGTTCATGGCCCAGTAGTAGGAGGCAAACGCCCCGGCTAGTGTGACCTGGCCCAGTGCCAGCACGAAGTTGGCCAGCCAGAAGAACATGAAGACGTTGAAGATCTGCAGGCCCAACAGGGCCCGGTGGTAGGTCGATTCACCACCATAGAAGGCGAACTGGCAGTGGGCTCCAGGACACAGGCGGGATTCATTGGAGGAGGGGAAGGTCTGTGGGAGGGATGCAGAGCCTGGTCATATCATAGGGCCTTGTGGTTCAGAGTGGGCTCTGGGCATCAGGTCCAGGTCAGGTGGACCATGGGGTGGGACAGGAGTCATGAGGAACTAAGTCAAGGAACTAGGAGTTTACAAGAAGGGCTTGCAAAAGCGGTTCTAAAAGCAAGATCAGAGATCATTGTCTCAATGGGCATCAGGGAGGCAGGATAAACTATCATGAGGATCAATGGAGTGGCCATGTGGACAGATCACAAGTGGCAGAGATCACTATGAAGACCACAGAGGGCAGGTGAGGGGCTTGTGAAAAGCAAGGACAGGGTTCTGGAAGCAAGAACTGGCCACCATTGGGTGAAGAGAGGGCTGCAGTAGCAGGAGACAAAGTCAAGGGTGGGGGGAAGGTGAGTGGATCAGCACTTAGGGAGTAGGGGGGAGTGGGGGCCAGGCTGgatctcctccccccaccccatgccccctgcatctGGCACAGGACATACAGCAGGCGTCAAATGTTTGCTCCAATGGTCCCCAAGTGGGAACAAGAGATTTCAGATCATCTATGGGCTATCAGAGAAACAGCCATCCCTCTATTTGGGGACACTCACCTCGGGGTTGCAGGTTTTCCCAGCAACTGGGCAGCTGGTCTCATTGAAGATCTTATAGACAGCTTCGTTGGAAGTGGACAGGAAGCTAGAAGCTTGTTAAGGAATCTAAGTTCAGGGCTTAGGGACCACAGGGGCGCATAGAAAAAGAATCCATTCCCACACCAGGTTCTGGCCTTGCCCCCAGGCTGCGGGTCATCTCCAGGCAAATTGGGCACTTTTAGCCATCCCTGGGGTCAGAAACCAGGATCTGATGGTGGATACATAGCAGTGCTAGCCCAGTAGGCGATGCAAAGGCACAGCAGGAAGAAGGTGACCAGTGGGTACAGCAAGGAGCACATCACGTATCCCACAGCCCTGGAAAGAGCAGAGGCACAGACATCAAAGCCCGAGCAGCCCCCACGACTGCCCCAGCCTGACCCTCTGGCACCCCAGCACCCACCTGCTGGCTTCTTTGATGAGTGCGATGGCAATGAGAATTCTCTTTCGTAGAAAAATGAGCAGCAAGATGATAATAACCTCAACGATGCTCAGAATGATCACTGTGGGGGGCAGAGGGTGAATTCAAGTCTGCCACCTGCCTGGGCTCCCCGCTCCCTCCCAGGCCTCACCGAGTGGGGAGCTGGTACTCACTGAAGGCCACCCAGGTCTGCCGCAAGTGCAGGTACACTCGGAAGTCCGTCTGGAAGCCAAGGTCCACCAGGGAGACGTCAGAGCCAGCCTCACCACGCAGCCGAGCATACTCCATGTAGCAATGCAGTATTCCTGCTCAGGGGAACCACTGTGCTACCACTGACCTCAGCCCAACCACCGCTCCCCCAGCGCTGCAAAGCAGGTACAATCATATCcatttaacagaaaacaaaaaccaaggcTGAGAGGGCACTGCTgttgcctcagggcctttgcactggctgttcctgCTGCCTGGTTCAGTCTCTCCCCAACTGGATCCCTTACATCGTCTAGTCTCTGCTCTAAAGTCACCTTCTCATGCAACCTTCTAGGATCCCTTCCCCCCTTTAGAATAATACCCTCTTACACTCCAAATTCTTATCCCCCTTCACTGTTTTGACATCCCAGAGGTTATCTGGTTTGTTTCTTGTCCATCTTGCCCATACCCCCCTGGAATATAAACTCCACAAGAGTAAGATTTGTCCTGGTGTATTCATTGCTGTAAGCCCAGGACCTAGAAGACTTCCCAGGACATAGTCATTCAATAcaagatggatgaatgaatgagtgagcagGTATCAGGGTTGTGTGACCTGAGGCTTTCCTGACCCCtcttcatgctcagttgcttcagtcatgtccgattctttgagaccctagggACTggagcccatgggattctccaggcaagaatactggagtaggttgccatttcctcctccaacctgACCCCTCTGTAACAATGATTcacaggtggggagggaggacatGGGTGCTAACATCCAGTGGGGCAGCATTAGGGATTTTCAGCATTCTCTTTAGCTCTCTgtagaagaaaattataaagtacAGATAACATACAAAAAGCTAGTCAccggggatttccctggtggtccaatagttaagactccaagctcccaatacagggggatCAGGTTCAGTTCCTTGTCAGGAAACTAGGTCCCATATACCACAACTAAGCGTTCGCATGTCACAACGAAAACATCCCTTgggccccaactaagacccagcacagccaagggTAGTAACAAGATGGtaatggtggtgatttagtcgctaagtcacgtccaactcttgcaacctcatggattgtaacccaccaggctcctccgtccatgggatttcccagacaagaaagcTGGAATgggtaggtagccatttccttctccaggggatctttccaacccagggatcaaactcaagtctcctgcattgcaggcagtctcctgcattgcaggtggattctttactgtggagTCACCAAGTAACAAAGACAATAAAActaactatttaaaaaacaaaaacaaaaatgctaacCACCTAAACTGCCAGCACCTAGCTAGAAACCACTAGTAACATGAatattttgggaattccctgacagcccagtggttaggactttgagcttccacttcaggggccatgggtttgatctctggttggggaactaagatcctgcatgctgcgcagtgtggccaaaaaaaaagaattattttaatgtCTGTGTCCCCAGTTTAGGTTGCGCATCTGGCAAagtttaaatgaataaacagaacatGAAGCACTGTGTTCAGAGTCACAGGGCCCTTCCCCATCTCATTTACACCCTATCTTCTCATCAAGTCTCTGAACCGGTAAATactaattattcccattttatggaggAGGACATTGAGGCATGGGGAGGctgagtcacttgcccaaggtcatagagcAAGGAACTGGAAGAGGCTGTATTCAGACCCTGGGCTCTCTGGTGCCAGAGCATGTGGCCTTAACCACTGTGCTAGATGGTCTACTTGACAATGACTTTGCTGTCAACAAAATACAGATCCAGCCCTGTTTGGGAACATTATGATCTAACCCATCGCACATAAATGAGCATGGAAGTTGTTTCCAAGTGTCTGCTCTCATAAACAATGTCGAGATGAACATCTTCACAAATATTACCAGTGAAAGACATAGAGAATGTCTGATGGctcaggagaattttttttttttttggtcatgcgtTGCAGCCTTCAGAATCTTAGTTCtgtgatcagggatcaaacccagggcctagcagtgaaagtgcaagtcctagccactggactaccagggaatttcctcaagAGACGATTctgggtttttttggctgtgggatatgtgggatcttgggcttcccaagtggcactagtggtaaagaacccgcctgccaatgcaggagacataagagacacgggttcgatccctggg
The DNA window shown above is from Bos indicus x Bos taurus breed Angus x Brahman F1 hybrid chromosome 7, Bos_hybrid_MaternalHap_v2.0, whole genome shotgun sequence and carries:
- the SLC44A2 gene encoding choline transporter-like protein 2 isoform X3 — its product is MGKEQQLYYGKHGTPQKYDPAFRGPIYNRGCTDIICCVFLFLAIVGYVAVGIIAWTHGDPRKVIYPTDSRGQFCGQKGTKNENKPFLFYFNIVKCASPLVLLEFQCPTPQICVEKCPSRYLTYLNAHASEDFEYYKQYCLPGFQKNKGVAEVLRDGDCPAVLIPSKPFAQRCFPAVHAHKGILMVGNETTYEDGLGSRKNITELVEGAKKASGILEARQLAMRIFEDYTVSWYWIIIGLIIAMVLSLLFIILLRFLAGIMVWVMIVMVILVLGYGILHCYMEYARLRGEAGSDVSLVDLGFQTDFRVYLHLRQTWVAFMIILSIVEVIIILLLIFLRKRILIAIALIKEASRAVGYVMCSLLYPLVTFFLLCLCIAYWASTAIFLSTSNEAVYKIFNETSCPVAGKTCNPETFPSSNESRLCPGAHCQFAFYGGESTYHRALLGLQIFNVFMFFWLANFVLALGQVTLAGAFASYYWAMNKPDDLPAFPLFSAFGRALRYHTGSLAFGSLLLAIVQVIRVILEYLDQRLKAAENKFAKFLMSCLKCCFWCLEKFIKFLNRNAYIMIAIYGTNFCTSARNAFFLLMRNIIRVAVLDKVTDFLFLLGKLLIVGSVGILAFFFFTHRIRIVQDTAPSLNYYWVPVVTVVIGSYLIAHGFFSVYGMCVDTLFLCFLEDLERNDGTPERPYFMSLTLKKILNKTNKRQAEA
- the SLC44A2 gene encoding choline transporter-like protein 2 isoform X4, which encodes MVDERKDGSYGTPQKYDPAFRGPIYNRGCTDIICCVFLFLAIVGYVAVGIIAWTHGDPRKVIYPTDSRGQFCGQKGTKNENKPFLFYFNIVKCASPLVLLEFQCPTPQICVEKCPSRYLTYLNAHASEDFEYYKQYCLPGFQKNKGVAEVLRDGDCPAVLIPSKPFAQRCFPAVHAHKGILMVGNETTYEDGLGSRKNITELVEGAKKASGILEARQLAMRIFEDYTVSWYWIIIGLIIAMVLSLLFIILLRFLAGIMVWVMIVMVILVLGYGILHCYMEYARLRGEAGSDVSLVDLGFQTDFRVYLHLRQTWVAFMIILSIVEVIIILLLIFLRKRILIAIALIKEASRAVGYVMCSLLYPLVTFFLLCLCIAYWASTAIFLSTSNEAVYKIFNETSCPVAGKTCNPETFPSSNESRLCPGAHCQFAFYGGESTYHRALLGLQIFNVFMFFWLANFVLALGQVTLAGAFASYYWAMNKPDDLPAFPLFSAFGRALRYHTGSLAFGSLLLAIVQVIRVILEYLDQRLKAAENKFAKFLMSCLKCCFWCLEKFIKFLNRNAYIMIAIYGTNFCTSARNAFFLLMRNIIRVAVLDKVTDFLFLLGKLLIVGSVGILAFFFFTHRIRIVQDTAPSLNYYWVPVVTVVIGSYLIAHGFFSVYGMCVDTLFLCFLEDLERNDGTPERPYFMSLTLKKILNKTNKRQAEA
- the SLC44A2 gene encoding choline transporter-like protein 2 isoform X2 — encoded protein: MVDERKDGSYGTPQKYDPAFRGPIYNRGCTDIICCVFLFLAIVGYVAVGIIAWTHGDPRKVIYPTDSRGQFCGQKGTKNENKPFLFYFNIVKCASPLVLLEFQCPTPQICVEKCPSRYLTYLNAHASEDFEYYKQYCLPGFQKNKGVAEVLRDGDCPAVLIPSKPFAQRCFPAVHAHKGILMVGNETTYEDGLGSRKNITELVEGAKKASGILEARQLAMRIFEDYTVSWYWIIIGLIIAMVLSLLFIILLRFLAGIMVWVMIVMVILVLGYGILHCYMEYARLRGEAGSDVSLVDLGFQTDFRVYLHLRQTWVAFMIILSIVEVIIILLLIFLRKRILIAIALIKEASRAVGYVMCSLLYPLVTFFLLCLCIAYWASTAIFLSTSNEAVYKIFNETSCPVAGKTCNPETFPSSNESRLCPGAHCQFAFYGGESTYHRALLGLQIFNVFMFFWLANFVLALGQVTLAGAFASYYWAMNKPDDLPAFPLFSAFGRALRYHTGSLAFGSLLLAIVQVIRVILEYLDQRLKAAENKFAKFLMSCLKCCFWCLEKFIKFLNRNAYIMIAIYGTNFCTSARNAFFLLMRNIIRVAVLDKVTDFLFLLGKLLIVGSVGILAFFFFTHRIRIVQDTAPSLNYYWVPVVTVVIGSYLIAHGFFSVYGMCVDTLFLCFCEDLERNDGSQERPYFMSPELRDILLKGSAEEGKRAEVEE
- the SLC44A2 gene encoding choline transporter-like protein 2 isoform X1, with the protein product MGKEQQLYYGKHGTPQKYDPAFRGPIYNRGCTDIICCVFLFLAIVGYVAVGIIAWTHGDPRKVIYPTDSRGQFCGQKGTKNENKPFLFYFNIVKCASPLVLLEFQCPTPQICVEKCPSRYLTYLNAHASEDFEYYKQYCLPGFQKNKGVAEVLRDGDCPAVLIPSKPFAQRCFPAVHAHKGILMVGNETTYEDGLGSRKNITELVEGAKKASGILEARQLAMRIFEDYTVSWYWIIIGLIIAMVLSLLFIILLRFLAGIMVWVMIVMVILVLGYGILHCYMEYARLRGEAGSDVSLVDLGFQTDFRVYLHLRQTWVAFMIILSIVEVIIILLLIFLRKRILIAIALIKEASRAVGYVMCSLLYPLVTFFLLCLCIAYWASTAIFLSTSNEAVYKIFNETSCPVAGKTCNPETFPSSNESRLCPGAHCQFAFYGGESTYHRALLGLQIFNVFMFFWLANFVLALGQVTLAGAFASYYWAMNKPDDLPAFPLFSAFGRALRYHTGSLAFGSLLLAIVQVIRVILEYLDQRLKAAENKFAKFLMSCLKCCFWCLEKFIKFLNRNAYIMIAIYGTNFCTSARNAFFLLMRNIIRVAVLDKVTDFLFLLGKLLIVGSVGILAFFFFTHRIRIVQDTAPSLNYYWVPVVTVVIGSYLIAHGFFSVYGMCVDTLFLCFCEDLERNDGSQERPYFMSPELRDILLKGSAEEGKRAEVEE